The following proteins are encoded in a genomic region of Candidatus Eisenbacteria bacterium:
- a CDS encoding nitronate monooxygenase, with protein MSAGLLDTPLTRHAGIEVPLIGGAMYPCGNPELVAAVSEAGGIGIAQPVSLTYVHKREFRAALRYMRTLTAKPIGMNALIEKSSKAYMERMRRWVDEALEEGVRFFVTSLGNPRWVCEAAHAAGGVVYHDVTEAKWAAKAIDGGVDGLIAVNRRAGGHAGPRGARELLAELAPFGLPVVCAGGVGDAAGFVEALRLGYAGVQMGTRFIATTECTASASYKQAILDADEDDVVLSERITGVPVAVLNTPGVKRAGLKVNAFERWMLRGRRRKHWMRTVFALKSLWLMKRDAYDPRGNREVWQAGKSVGAIRSIVPAGDIVQACAEAARHAG; from the coding sequence ATGAGCGCCGGGCTGCTCGACACGCCGCTGACGCGACACGCGGGCATCGAGGTGCCGCTCATCGGCGGGGCCATGTATCCGTGCGGCAACCCCGAGCTGGTCGCCGCGGTCTCGGAAGCCGGCGGCATCGGCATCGCCCAGCCCGTGTCTCTGACCTACGTGCACAAGCGCGAGTTCCGCGCCGCGCTGCGCTACATGCGGACCCTCACCGCGAAGCCGATCGGCATGAACGCGCTCATCGAGAAATCCTCGAAGGCCTACATGGAGCGCATGCGACGCTGGGTGGACGAGGCGCTGGAGGAGGGCGTGCGGTTCTTCGTCACCTCGCTCGGCAACCCGCGCTGGGTGTGCGAGGCGGCGCACGCGGCGGGCGGGGTCGTGTACCACGACGTGACCGAGGCGAAGTGGGCGGCCAAGGCGATCGACGGCGGCGTGGACGGTCTCATCGCCGTGAACCGCCGCGCGGGCGGCCACGCCGGACCGCGCGGCGCGCGGGAGTTGCTCGCCGAGCTCGCGCCGTTCGGCCTGCCCGTCGTGTGCGCGGGCGGCGTCGGCGACGCCGCCGGATTCGTCGAGGCGCTGCGCCTCGGCTACGCGGGCGTTCAGATGGGCACCCGCTTCATCGCCACGACGGAGTGCACGGCGAGCGCGTCGTACAAGCAGGCGATCCTCGACGCGGACGAGGACGACGTCGTGCTCTCCGAGCGCATCACCGGCGTGCCGGTGGCGGTGCTGAACACACCGGGCGTGAAGCGCGCGGGCCTCAAGGTGAACGCGTTCGAGCGCTGGATGCTGCGCGGCCGGCGGCGCAAGCACTGGATGCGGACGGTGTTCGCGCTCAAGTCGCTGTGGCTCATGAAGCGCGACGCCTACGATCCACGCGGGAACCGCGAGGTCTGGCAGGCCGGCAAGAGCGTCGGCGCGATCCGCTCGATCGTGCCCGCGGGCGACATCGTGCAGGCATGCGCCGAGGCGGCGCGGCACGCGGGCTGA
- a CDS encoding DNA polymerase III subunit alpha, protein MPFTPLRVRSHGSLLAGVAAPEALADRALELGYRALALTDRDNLYLAVRFLQHAAANGLRALPGAELTHGRAAVLLLPLDRRGWANLCALLTARHLDPAFDLAVAVGELHAGLHVVAESPALAAALLAAGVPAAAGATAPAREGRTPARPVDGRRGGLWLGVRGLPFERPRLRERLLAARELGVPAVATGDVLLLSPADHEAHRVAVTVAANELLERMPPGSFGAREAWLASPAEWVRRVRAVCAGAGCADAAGVLLANNEALAERCRCAIEMGVPIFPRAPRRPGDDASANAPPAAGAHADDDDRRWAIRRLRELAREGLERRYPERTSVAGASARAASPAVRRAARARCETELALIERMGFTDYFLLVADIVGFARSRGIPTVGRGSGAASIVAYLLGVTNVDPIRYGLRFERFLHPQRRDCPDLDVDLCWRRRDEVIAHVYEAYGASRVAMIATHATLGPRAAFREAAKVLGVPLPRVNALARRVPRGALPDSSALERTLHAGHADEFREPRIAEALRLAAKLAGAPRHLGVHCGGLVIADRELTHYLPLERAAKGVVISQFEMRAVEAIGLVKMDLLGNRAITTIGECLELTTGGAHGGAAAFADVRQVVPDFVPDPDDIPDDDTRTGEVVAAGDTLNCFQLESPAMRGLLRMLAGDTLDDTVAAVALVRPGPAESGAKAAFCRRRRGLEPVAFPHERLRETLAGTHGVLLYEEDVMRVAHALVGLPFAEGETLRRAIAAARDEEEFRFLERGFLARCARAGVAEADGRRVWAELARFAGYAFCKAHAAGYGRLAWQSAWLKTRLPAAWLVGVLHSHAGMYPTWVHVEDLRRGGLHRPPVRVLAPCVLRSAWESRLEDDGGAWPRATGPTAARGASAGADLAAEEGAARRRVVAVGVVVAARAAPSAASGGAPPAALLARHGAVRVGLHRVTGLSHATGARIVAARGARAFASLADLVDRARATPPELAALVLAGACDALPGPGGRPRTRASMLLEARVGTALAAAAGRRGGARAGVRGTLVSPDGVPLAPAAGAPKPGGEALPELPELPRAERVRGEFASTGLWFSAHPLEVFAPPEALEDTVSCASLHHWVGRWVALCGVPCASRRVEAKTGGHVLFTTLADRGGAAECVVFPRDYRRLGAAMSGEVVRVEGRVDETLGALTVVVERAASFGAGGSRSEGAPSRNRPESALTRRAGEQGPPSRYRVAP, encoded by the coding sequence ATGCCCTTCACCCCGCTCCGCGTCCGCTCCCACGGCTCGCTCCTCGCCGGCGTCGCCGCTCCCGAAGCGCTCGCGGACCGCGCCCTCGAACTCGGCTACCGGGCGCTCGCGCTGACCGACCGCGACAACCTCTATCTCGCCGTCCGCTTCCTCCAGCACGCCGCAGCCAACGGCCTGCGGGCGCTGCCCGGCGCCGAGCTGACGCACGGCCGCGCGGCCGTGCTGCTGCTGCCGCTCGACCGCCGCGGCTGGGCCAACCTGTGCGCGCTGCTCACCGCCCGCCACCTCGATCCCGCCTTCGACCTCGCCGTCGCCGTCGGCGAACTGCACGCCGGACTCCACGTCGTCGCCGAGTCGCCCGCGCTCGCCGCCGCGCTGCTCGCCGCCGGCGTGCCGGCCGCCGCGGGCGCCACCGCGCCCGCCCGCGAAGGCCGCACGCCCGCGCGCCCCGTGGACGGCCGCCGCGGCGGGCTGTGGCTCGGCGTGCGCGGGCTGCCGTTCGAGCGGCCGCGCCTGCGCGAGCGGCTCCTCGCCGCGCGCGAGCTCGGCGTGCCCGCCGTCGCGACCGGCGACGTGCTCCTGCTCTCGCCCGCCGATCACGAAGCGCACCGCGTCGCCGTGACCGTCGCCGCGAACGAGCTGCTCGAACGCATGCCGCCCGGCTCCTTCGGCGCGCGCGAGGCCTGGCTCGCATCGCCCGCGGAGTGGGTGCGCCGTGTGCGCGCGGTGTGCGCCGGCGCCGGCTGCGCCGACGCCGCCGGCGTGCTGCTCGCCAACAACGAGGCGCTCGCCGAACGCTGCCGCTGCGCGATCGAGATGGGCGTGCCCATCTTCCCGCGCGCTCCGCGCCGGCCGGGCGACGACGCATCGGCGAACGCACCGCCGGCCGCGGGCGCGCACGCCGATGACGATGACCGCCGCTGGGCGATCCGCCGCCTGCGCGAGCTGGCGCGCGAGGGCCTCGAACGCCGCTACCCGGAGCGCACGTCCGTCGCGGGCGCGTCCGCGCGCGCCGCGTCCCCCGCCGTGCGCCGCGCGGCGCGGGCCCGTTGCGAGACCGAGCTCGCGCTCATCGAACGCATGGGCTTCACCGATTACTTCCTGCTCGTCGCCGACATCGTCGGCTTCGCGCGCTCGCGCGGCATCCCGACCGTCGGCCGCGGCTCGGGCGCCGCGTCCATCGTCGCCTACCTGCTCGGCGTGACCAACGTGGACCCGATCCGCTACGGCCTGCGCTTCGAGCGCTTCCTGCACCCGCAACGGCGCGACTGCCCCGACCTCGACGTGGACCTGTGCTGGCGCCGTCGCGACGAGGTGATCGCGCACGTCTACGAGGCCTACGGCGCGAGCCGCGTGGCGATGATCGCGACGCACGCGACGCTCGGCCCGCGCGCGGCGTTCCGCGAGGCGGCCAAGGTCCTCGGCGTGCCGCTGCCGCGCGTCAACGCGCTCGCGCGCCGCGTCCCGCGCGGCGCCCTGCCCGACTCCTCGGCGCTCGAACGGACGCTGCACGCGGGCCACGCGGACGAGTTCCGCGAGCCGCGCATCGCCGAGGCGCTGCGCCTCGCCGCGAAGCTCGCGGGCGCGCCGCGGCACCTGGGCGTCCACTGTGGCGGGCTCGTCATCGCCGACCGCGAGCTGACGCACTACCTGCCGCTCGAGCGCGCGGCCAAGGGCGTCGTGATCTCGCAGTTCGAAATGCGCGCGGTCGAGGCGATCGGGCTCGTCAAGATGGACCTGCTCGGCAATCGCGCGATCACCACCATCGGCGAATGCCTCGAGCTCACGACGGGCGGCGCACACGGCGGCGCGGCCGCCTTCGCGGACGTGCGTCAGGTCGTGCCCGACTTCGTGCCCGACCCGGACGACATCCCCGACGACGACACGCGAACCGGCGAGGTGGTCGCCGCGGGCGACACGCTCAACTGCTTCCAGCTCGAGTCGCCCGCGATGCGCGGCCTGCTGCGCATGCTGGCGGGTGACACGCTCGACGACACGGTGGCGGCGGTCGCGCTCGTGCGGCCGGGGCCCGCCGAGTCCGGCGCCAAGGCGGCGTTCTGCCGCCGCCGCCGCGGGCTCGAGCCGGTCGCGTTCCCGCACGAGCGGCTGCGCGAAACGCTCGCCGGCACGCACGGCGTGCTGCTCTACGAAGAGGACGTCATGCGCGTCGCGCACGCGCTCGTCGGCCTGCCGTTCGCCGAGGGCGAGACGCTACGCCGCGCGATCGCCGCCGCGCGCGACGAGGAGGAGTTCCGCTTCCTCGAGCGCGGTTTCCTCGCGCGTTGCGCGCGCGCGGGCGTCGCCGAAGCCGACGGCCGGCGCGTGTGGGCCGAACTCGCGCGCTTCGCCGGCTACGCGTTCTGCAAGGCGCACGCGGCCGGCTACGGCCGGCTCGCCTGGCAGAGCGCGTGGCTCAAGACGCGCCTGCCCGCCGCCTGGCTCGTCGGCGTGCTGCACTCGCACGCCGGCATGTACCCGACATGGGTGCACGTCGAGGACCTGCGCCGCGGCGGGCTTCATCGCCCGCCGGTGCGGGTGCTCGCGCCCTGCGTGCTGCGCTCGGCCTGGGAGAGCCGGCTCGAGGACGACGGCGGCGCGTGGCCGCGCGCGACCGGGCCGACGGCGGCGCGTGGCGCTTCGGCCGGCGCGGACCTGGCGGCGGAGGAGGGCGCCGCGAGGCGGCGCGTCGTGGCGGTCGGCGTCGTGGTGGCGGCCCGCGCCGCGCCATCAGCGGCGAGCGGCGGCGCGCCACCTGCGGCGCTGCTCGCCCGCCACGGCGCCGTGCGCGTCGGGCTGCATCGCGTCACCGGGCTTTCGCACGCGACCGGCGCGCGGATCGTCGCGGCGCGCGGGGCGCGCGCGTTCGCGAGCCTGGCCGATCTCGTGGACCGCGCGCGCGCCACGCCGCCCGAGCTGGCAGCGCTGGTGCTCGCGGGCGCGTGCGATGCGCTGCCGGGCCCGGGCGGCCGCCCGCGTACGCGCGCGTCCATGCTGCTCGAAGCGCGCGTCGGCACGGCGCTCGCCGCGGCCGCGGGCCGGCGCGGCGGGGCGCGCGCGGGAGTGCGTGGCACGCTGGTCTCGCCCGACGGTGTTCCGCTCGCGCCGGCGGCCGGGGCCCCGAAACCGGGAGGCGAGGCGCTGCCGGAGCTGCCCGAGCTGCCGCGCGCCGAGCGCGTGCGCGGTGAGTTCGCCTCGACGGGCCTGTGGTTCAGCGCCCATCCGCTCGAGGTGTTCGCGCCGCCTGAGGCGCTCGAGGACACCGTGTCGTGCGCTTCGCTCCACCACTGGGTGGGCCGCTGGGTCGCCCTTTGCGGCGTGCCGTGCGCCTCACGGCGCGTCGAGGCGAAGACCGGCGGTCACGTGCTGTTCACGACGCTCGCCGACCGTGGCGGCGCCGCCGAGTGCGTCGTCTTCCCCCGCGACTACCGGCGGCTCGGCGCCGCGATGTCCGGCGAGGTCGTGCGCGTCGAGGGCCGCGTGGACGAGACGCTCGGCGCGCTCACGGTGGTCGTCGAGCGCGCGGCCTCGTTCGGAGCCGGCGGCTCGCGATCCGAAGGCGCGCCCTCACGCAACCGGCCCGAGTCCGCGCTCACCCGCCGGGCCGGCGAGCAGGGCCCGCCGTCGCGATACCGCGTCGCGCCGTAG
- a CDS encoding VOC family protein gives MPHFTAIATAIYPTADLAKAKAWYAQVFGAEPYFDQPFYVGFDIDGYELGLMPAEPPAHQPGNRGVVAYWRVADCAAAHARVLSLGARDLSPVQDVGEGIKVATVTDPDGNALGLIENPHFKK, from the coding sequence ATGCCCCACTTCACCGCGATCGCCACCGCGATCTACCCCACCGCCGACCTCGCCAAGGCGAAAGCCTGGTACGCGCAGGTGTTCGGCGCCGAGCCCTACTTCGACCAGCCGTTCTACGTCGGCTTCGACATCGACGGCTACGAGCTGGGCCTGATGCCCGCCGAGCCGCCCGCGCACCAGCCCGGCAACCGCGGCGTCGTCGCCTACTGGCGCGTCGCCGACTGCGCCGCCGCGCACGCCCGCGTGCTCTCGCTCGGCGCCCGGGACCTCTCCCCCGTCCAGGACGTCGGCGAAGGCATCAAGGTCGCCACCGTCACCGACCCCGACGGCAACGCCCTCGGCCTCATCGAGAACCCGCACTTCAAGAAGTAG